The genomic interval CCAGGCGTGGAAGCGGGTGCCCCGGCGGGCGGCGGGCTGCGGCGGGCGGGGCATGGGCCGGGCCAGCTCCCGGGCGAAGGCGTCGGGGTCGTCGGCGAGGCGCAGCAACTGGGTGGCGGAGAGCGAGGCGGGGACGAGGACGTCGCGCACGGTGGCGCGGGCCCGGCGCAGCTCCCCGGCCAGCGCGTCGAGGTCCCGGTCCCAGGAGGCGAGGGTGCGCGTCTCCTCGGGGGTGAGGCGGGGAGCCGGGACCTCCGGGGCATCGGCCGGGGCCTCCGGCCGGGCCAGCAGCTCCATGACCGTGTCCGCGGCGGCCCTGCGGCGGGCCAGGGCGGTGTCGTCCAGCGGGAGCGGCCAGGCGTGGTCGGCGGACGCCTCGGTCAGGGCCGGGTTCTCGTCGGTCTCCGCCGGGGCGTCCGCCCACACCTCGATCTCGCCGTACCCTGCGGCGCAGTGCTCGTACAACGCGTGCAGGAAGGCGGACGGGCCGCGCGGCTTCTTCTGGGTGGGCCCCCACCAGTGGCCGGAGCCGAGCAGCAGCGTGCGGGGGCGCGTGAAGGTGACGTAGCCGAGGCGCAGCTCCTCCGTGTGCTGGTGCTCCTTCATCTCCTCCTTGAAGCCCTTGAGGCCCTTGGCGTCGTAGCCGCGGAGGGCGGGGAGGGTGGCGGTGTCGCCGCGCAGGGCGTGCGGGAGGACCTTGGCCTGGGAGGTCCAGGCGTCCCGGGACTGGCCGCTGGGGAACTGGCCGGTGACCAGGCCGGGCACGGCGACGACGTCCCACTCCAAGCCCTTGGACTTGTGGGCGGTGAGGACCTTGACGGTGTTCTCGCCGCCGGGCAGCGCGTTGTCGAGGCCCTTCTCGTACTGGACGGCGGTGCGCAGGAAGCCGAGGAAGGCGAGCAGCGTGGCCTCGCCGTCGACGGCGGCGAAGCGGGCGGCGACGTCGAGGAAATTGCCCAGGGTCTCGCGGCGGCGGGCGGCCAGGGCCTGCGGGGAGGCGGAGAGCTCGACCTCCAGGCCGGTGGTGGCGAGGACCCGGTGCAGGACGTCCATCAGGGGATCCGCGAGCGAGCGGCGCAGGTCGCGCAGTTCGGCGGCGAGGCGCGCGAAGCGGACGCGGGCCTCGGCGGAGAACGGAAGCCGATCGTCCTCCTCGCCGCCGCCGTCCAGGAAGGTGTCCAGGGCGTCGGCGAGGGAGATCACCTCGGCCGGGTCGATCCCCTCGACGGCCTCGGCGAGCCTGCGGTCGGGGTCGTAGTCCTCGTCGTCGCCGTGGGCGGCGCGGTGCACCAGGAGGCGGGCCCGGCGGCCGAGCAGGGCCAGGTCGCGCGGGCCGATCCGCCAGCGGGGGCCGGTGAGCAGGCGGACCAGCGATGCGTTGGCGCCCGGGTCCTGGAGGACCTCGCAGACGGCGACGAGGTCCGCGACCTCGGGGAGGTGGAGCAGCCCGGAGAGGCCGACGACCTCGACCGGGATGTCGCGGGCGACCAGCGCGGCCTGGATCTCCGGGAAGTCACCGGCGGTGCGGCACAGGACGGCGATCTCGCCCGGCGCCTTGCCGGTGCGCACGAGGTGGGCGATCGAGTCCGCGAGCCAGCCGATCTCCTCGGTGTGGGTGGGCAGCAGGGCGCAGCGGACCAGTCCGTCGCGCTCGGCGCCGGGGGCGGGGCGCAGGGCCTCGACGCCCTCGTGCATGGCGCGCAGGGGTGCGGCGAGTCCGTTGGCGAGGTGGAGGAGGCGGCCGCCGCTGCGGCGGTTCTCGCTGAGGGCGTAGCGGGTCGCGGGGGTGCCGTCGGCGTGCGGGAAGTGGCTCGGGAAGTCGTCCAGGTTGGCGACGGAGGCGCCGCGCCAGCCGTAGATGGCCTGGCAGGGGTCGCCGACGGCGGTGACGGCGTGCCCGGTCGGCCCGTCCGCGCCGGGGCCGCTGCCGAAGAGGGCGGAGAGCAGGAGGCGCTGGGCGACGGAGGTGTCCTGGTATTCGTCGAGCAGGACGACCCGGTATTCGGCGCGGAGGATCGCGCCGACCTCGGGGCGGGTGAGGGCCAGCTCGGCGGAGAGGGCGATCTGGTCGCCGAAGTCGAGGAGGTCGCGGCTCCGCTTCGCGTCGCGGTAGCGCCGGGTCAGCGCGAGCAGTTCGCGGCGGGCCTCGGCGGTCGCCGGGATCTTGCGCAGCTCTTCGTTGCTGAGCTTCGCGGTCTCCAGCGCGGTCAGCAGTTCGGTGTCGTACGCGTCGAGCTGTTCGGGGCGTACGAGGTGTTCGGCCAGCTCGGCGTCGAGGGCCAGCAGGTCGCTGACGAGGGTGGGGAAGGACCTGGTCAGGGCCGGGTAGGGGCCGGGGGCCTCGCGCAGCACGCGGGCGGCGAGCTGGTAGCGGGTGGCGTCGGCGAGGAGGCGGGTGCCCGGTTCGAGGCCGATGCGCAGGCCGTGCTCGGTGAGCAGCCGCCCGGCGAAGGCGTGGTACGTGGAGATGCCGGGTTCGCCCGGGGGGTTGTCCGGGTCGATCACGTCCGGGTCGGTGATCCCGGCGGCGACGAGTGCCTTGCGTACGCGCTCGGCCAGCTCACCGGCCGCCTTGTTGGTGAAGGTGAGCCCGAGGACCTGCTCGGGGGCGACCTGGCCGGTGCCGACCAGCCAGACCACGCGGGCGGCCATCACCGTGGTCTTCCCCGACCCGGCTCCGGCCACGATCACCTGCGGGGCGAGCGGCGCGGTGATGCAGGCCGTCTGCTCCGGGGTGAAGGGGATGCCCAGCAGCTCCTTGAGCTGCTCGGGATCGGTGAGGCGCGGGGACACTCCACAGAGGCTAACCGGCGCCACCGACAACCCACGAAGTCGTGGCAGCGGCTCACATCGCCGCCTCCCGGTGGCGTCCGTCACACCAGGCCGGGTCTAAATTATCTGCTTGTCGCACCAACAGCCTTACGAGGACGGTCATATGAGCGCCGACGCATCCGCCCCTGACGCCACCGGACTCAGGAAGCGCATCGACACAACGAAGGCGCATCCCGCGCGGGTGTACGACGTCTTCCTCGGCGGCAAGGACAACTACCCGGCGGACCGCGAGGCCGCGGCCATGGCGCTGGCCGCCAATCCGCGCGGCTACCTCACCGTGCGGCACAACCGGGACTTCATGCGGCGGGCGGTGACCCTCGCCGCGAACGACGGCATCCGGCAGTTCCTGGACATCGGCACCGGACTGCCCACGCAGGCCAACGTGCACCAGATCGCGCAGGGCATCGCGCCCGAGTCGCGCGTCGTCTACGTGGACAACGACCCGGTGGTCCTCGTCCACGCGCAGGCCCTGCTCACCAGCGGTCCCGAGGGCCGCACCGACTACATCGAAGCGGATCTGCGGGACCCGGACCGCATCCTGGAGGCCGCCCGCCGCACCCTGGACTTCGACCGCCCGGTGGCCCTGGTCCTCGCGGCCGTGACCCACTTCATCGAGGACGAGACGGCCTACCCGGTCGTGAAGCAGCTGGTGGACGTACTGGCCCCCGGCAGCTTCCTCGTCCTGAGCAATGTCAGCTCGGACCTCAACCCGGAGCAGGTCGGCAGCATCACCAAGGGCTTCAAGGAGCGCGGCTTCGCCATGGTGCGCCGCTCGTACGCCCAGATGGAACGGTTCGTCACCGACAACGGCCTGGAGCTCCTCGAACCCGGCATCGTCCCCGTGCACCGCTGGCGCCCCGAGCGGGTCGTGGACCTGCCGGAGGCCCGGAACCCCGACCCGGAGTTCGTGGCGGGCCTGGACGAGCTGGACCGTACGCGCTACCAGGACATCAACGACGTCACCGACGCCGACGTCAGCGTCTACGGCCTGGTGGCCCGCAAGCACTGATCAGTCCAGGACGTGCCGGCCCTCCGGCTGCGCGCTGCACGACGCCTTGAAGGAGCAGTGGCCGCAGTGCTGGCCGGTCGTCGGGGTGAACCGTTCGTCCAGGACCCGGCCCGCCGCGGTCGCCAGCAGGTCGGAGACCCACTCGCCGTCCGGCGGCGCCTGCGCCTGCACCTTGGGCGCGGCGTCGCCGCCCTCCTTCTTGGGGGCGGCCTGGCGCAGCTGTACGAGTTCGGCGCCGCCCGGCTCGGGCCGCGTACCGCCGAAGGCGTCGTCGACCGCGCCTTCCCGTACCGCCAGCTGGTAAACGGCGAGCTGGGGGTGGCGGTGGACCTCGTCCTTCGTCGGGGACTGCTTGCCGGTCTTGAAGTCGACCACGTAGGCCCGGCCCTCGGCGTCCCGTTCGACGCGGTCCATGGAGCCCCGGATGCGCACCTCGTACTCCCCCGCCTCCAGCGTCACGTCGAAGTCGTGCTCGCTGGCGACGGGGGTGCGGCCGGCCCGGTCCATGACGTGCCAGCGCAGGAAGCGTTCGAGGGCGGCGCGGGCCTGCTCCTTCTCCTGGCGGGACTTCCAGGGGGCGTCGAAGACGAGCCCGTCCCAGACCGAGTCGAGCCGTTCCATGAGGACGGCCAGATCGGCGGGCGTACGGCCGGAGGCCACCTCGTCGGCCAGGACGTGCACGACGTTCCCGAACCCCTGGGCGGCGGTCGCGGGCGCGTCGGCCTTCACCTCGCGGCCCAGGAACCACTGGAGCGCGCAGGTGTTGGCGAGCTGGTCGAGCGCGCTGCCGGAGAGGGTGACCGGCTGGTCCCGGTCGCGCAGCGGCACGGCCGAGCGGGTCGGCTCGTACAGGCCCCACCAGCGGTACGGGTGCGCGGACGGTACGAGCGGCTGGCCGTCGTCGTCGGTGAGCGCCGCGAGCCGGGCGAGGCGGCGGGCGGCCTCCTCGCGCAGCGTGTCCGAGGCGGCCGGGTCGACGGTGGTGGCGCGCAGCTCGGCGACGAGCGCGGCGACGGACAGCGGGCGGCGCGGGCGGCCGGTGACGTCGCGGGGTTCGACGCCCAGCTCGGCGAGGAAGCGGGAGGGCTGGTCGCCGTCGTCGGCGGGGGCCTTGACCGCCGTGACGACCAGGCGCTCGCGGGCGCGGGTCGAGGCCACGTAGAACAGCCGCCGCTCCTCCGCGAGGAGGGCGCCGGGCGTCAGCGGCTCGGCGAGCCCGTCGCGGCCGATCCGGTCCGCTTCGAGGAGCGAGCCCCGGCGGCGCAGGTCCGGCCACAGCCCTTCCTGGACGCCGGCGACGACGACGAGGCGCCACTCCAGGCCCTTGGAGCGGTGGGCGGTCATCAGCCGGACGGCGTCGGGGCGGACCGCGCGCCGGGAGAGGGTGTCGGCCGCGATGTCCTGGGCGTCCACCTCCTCCAGGAAGTTCAGCGCGCCCCGGCCGCCGGTGCGTTCCTCGGCGCGGGCGGCGGTCTCGAACAGCGCGCACACCGCGTCGAGGTCGCGGTCGGCGTTGCGCCCCGCGGTGCCTCCGCGCAGGGCCGCCCGCTCCAGCCGGCCCGGCCACGGGGTGCCGGACCACAGCTCCCACAGGGCCTCCTCGGCGGTGCCGCCCGCCTCCAGGAGTTCGCGGGCAGTGCGCAGGAGCGCGCCGAGGCGCTGGGCGCCCCGGGCGTACGCCGGATCGTGCGTGACCAGGCGCTCCGGCTCGGCGAGCGCCCGGGCCAGCAGTGCGCCGGAGGGCGCGGGCACCTTGTTGCCGGCGGCGCGCTCCTCGTCCCGCAGGGCGCGGCCGAGGCGGCGCAGATCGGCGGCGTCCATCGCGCCGAGGGGCGAGGCGAGCAGGGTGAGCGCGGTCTCGGTGTCGAGCCAGGGGGCTTCGGGGGCGCCGTCCGGTGCCGCCCCGCGCACCGCCGCCTCCGCCACCGCCCGCAGGGCCGTCAGGAGCGGGCCCACCGCCGGTTCGTGGCGCAGGGCCAGATCGTCGCCGTCGACCTCCAGGGGGACGCCCGCCGAGGTCAGGGCCCGGCGCAGGGAGGGCAGCGTGCGGCCGCCGGCCCGGACGAGCACCGCCATCTCGGACCACGGCACCCCGTCCTCCAGGTGCGCCCGGCGCAGCAGGTCCGCGATGTTCTCCAGCTCCGTGGAGGCGGTCGGGTAGGTGTACGCCTCGACACTGCCGCCCTCGCGGACCGCGCCCAGTTCGCGGTGGGCGCGGACCTTCGCCGAGGGCAGCCGGGTGAGCGGCATCCGCCGGGTGAGCAGCCGGGTGGCGGTGAGCAGCCGGTCGCCGGAGCGGCGCGAGGTGGTGAGGACGCCGACCGGGGCCGCGGCGCCGTCCGCGCGCCGGAACATCTCCGGGAAGTCGAGGATGCCGTTGACGTCGGCGCCCCGGAACGCGTAGATCGACTGGTCCGGGTCACCGAAGGCGATCAGGTCGCGCCCGCCGCCGCCCCCCGGGGCGCTGCCCCGGTTGCCGGCCAGCGCGTGCAGCAGGCGCACCTGGGCGGGGTCGGTGTCCTGGTACTCGTCCACGAAGACCGCGTCGTACGCCCCGGCGAGCTGCGCCGAGACCTCGGGGCGCTCCGCGAGCAGCACCGCGCGGTGCACCAGCTCCGCGTAGTCCAGCACGCCCTGGGCGTCCAGCACGTCGAGGTATTCGGCGAGGAAGCGGGCGGCGGCGCCCCAGTCGGGCCGGCCGGTGCGCTCGGCGAAGGCGGCGAGGGCGTCCGGGCCGAGGCCCAGCTCGCGGCTGCGGGCGAGCACCGCGCGTACCTCGTCGGCGAAGCCGCGCGTGGTCAGGCAGGCGCGCAGCTCGTCGGGCCAGCTGATGTGCGGGCGCCCCTCCTTCTCCAGTTCGAGCTGGCCGGCCAGGAGGTCGCGGACGGTCACGTCCTGCTCCGGGCCGGACAGCAGCCGCAGCGGGTCCGCGAACAGGTCGGCGTCCTGGTGGGCGCGGACGAGGGCGTAGCAGAAGGAGTGGAAGGTGGTGGCCTGCGGGCCCCGGGCGGCGCCGAGCCGGGCGGCCATCCGGTCGCGCAGTTCGACGGCGGCCTTGCGGCTGAAGGTGAGGACCAGCAGACGGGCCGGGTCGGCGCCCCGGGCGATGCGCGCGGCGACGGCTTCGACGAGCGTCGTCGTCTTGCCCGTACCGGGTCCGGCGAGGACCAGGAGCGGACCGCCGGGGTGGTCAACCACCGCGCGCTGCGCCGCGTCCAGGAGAGGGGGCTCCACCGAACCCGGCAGGGTGCGCACCAACCGGTACGGGCCCGTGGTCCCCGGCCGTGCGTGACGGTGAGGACTGTGCCGGGTGGTGGAGGAGGTGCTCACTGTGGGTTCGCCGGTCCTGGTGGGTGTACGGGTGGTGGGGGCGCGGCGCCGGCCGCGAACTGAAGACGCTACTCCGGCGTGCCCCCCGAATGCGGCGGGACGGCTGCGGGGATCGTCACGTTCTTCCGGTTCCGCCGGCCGCGCACCGCGCGCACCTTCCGCCGGCCGCGCACCGTACGGACGCGGATCCGCCCGTTCCGCCGCCCCATGGCCGAAGCTGTCAGGTGTGAGCTCCCCCACCGCCGCCGGCCGCCGCCGGGCCGCCCGTCACGCCGTCCCATCGCGCGCGCCGCATGTCCAGGCGCGGGAGGTGGCCCTCCGCGCTCGCCGGGGCCTCGCGCAGCGGGGTGCCCTCCGCCCGGTAGTGGTCCAGGGCGCGCAGCTCGTGGCCGGGCAGCAGCCTGCCGTCGGAGCGCACCACGCGCCACCACGGCGCCGCGCTCCCGTACAGCGCCATGACCCGGCCGACCTGGCGCGGGCCGCCCTCGTCCAGCCACTCCGCGACGTCGCCGTACGTCATGACACGGCCGGGCGGGATCAGGTCGGCGACGTCGAGCACGCGCTCCGCGTACTGCGGCAGCGCGTCGCCCGTCGGGTGTTCGCTCATCCGCCCCATCCTGCCGCACGCCACCGACAGTCCCGGCCGTGCCGTGTTCGCGCGCACACGCAGCGTGCGCGCGGCGGGAAAGGAGCGTATGTTGCGCATCGCACGCCCCCGCATCGCACCCTGATGCCCCCTCGCGCCCATCGGCCGTGCCACCATCATGCGGGCGGTGACCGGTGATACGAGAACACGAAGACCAATCAGAGGCGACGAAGGAGCAGGGCGTGCAGCCACCGAAGGCGGCCGACGACGCCTCCGATGCCGAGCCGCGTCCGGACAGTGACCGGCGGCAGCCGGAGACGGACGCGGAATACCCGGCCGGCTCGACGCTCGCCACCTCCGACGAGGAGCTGACCGAGCGCGTCTCCGGGGACGAACCCCTGCTGCCCGCCCGGGTGCACCGCCCCTCCGACCTGCTGCGCCTGCTCATCGGGGTGCTGGCGGTCGTCGTGCTGTTCTCCGTCGCCGCCTTCGCCCACGGCACGACCACCGGCCTCGAACAGGACATCAACAAGGGCACCGGACAGGCCCCCGACCTGCTGATCAAGCTCGCCGGGCTGGTCTCCAGCATCGCCGTGCTGCTGGTGCCGGTCGCCTTCGCCATCGAGCGGCTGATCAAACGCGACGGGCTCCGGATCGCCGACGGGGTGCTGGCCGCGGTGCTGGCGCACGGGGTGACGCTCGCCACCGACCTGTGGGTCGCCAAGTCCGCCTCCGGCACCATCCAGGACGCGCTGACCCAGCCGCAGCCCGGCGACGCGGTCACCGATCCGGTGCACGGCTACCTCGCGCCGGTGATCGCGTACATGACCGCCGTCGGCATGGCGAGACGGCCGCGCTGGCGGGTCGTGCTGTGGGTGGTGCTGCTGCTCGACGCCTTCGCGATGCTGGTCGGCGGCTACACCACCCCGTTCTCCATCGTGCTCACGGTGCTGATCGGCTGGACGGTGGCCTACGGCACGCTCTACGCGGTCGGCTCGCCGAACGTCCGCCCGACCGGCCAGCACCTGATGGCCGGTCTGCGGCACGTCGGCTTCCGGCCGGTCACCGCGATGCGCGCCGAGGACGGGCCCGACTCCGGCGACCAGAACGACCGGGGGCGCCGCTATCTGGTCTCCCTGGAGGACGGGCCACCGCTCGACGTGACCGTCGTGGACCGCGAGCAACAGGCCCAGGGGTTCTTCTACCGGGTGTGGCGCAGGCTCACCCTGCGCGGGATCACCCAGCGGCGGTCCATCCAGTCGCTGCGCCAGGCGCTGGAGCAGGAGGCGCTGCTCGCGTACGCGGCGATCGCCGCCGGGGCCAACGCGCCCAAGCTCATCGCCACCTCCGAACTCGGCCCGGACGCCGTGATGCTGGTCTACGAGCACATCGGCGGCCGGTCCCTGGACGCCCTGGAGGACTCCGAGATCACCGACGATCTGGTGCGCGGGGCGTGGGAGCAGGTCAAGGCCCTCCAGTCGCGCCGGATCGCGCACCGCAGGCTCACGGGCGACGCCATACTGGTGGATCGTTTCGGCACGGTGTTCGTCACCGACCTGCGCGGCGGCGAGATCGCGGCCGGCGACCTGGTCCTGCGGATGGACGTCGCGCAGCTGCTCACCACCACCGGGCTTCGGGTGGGACCCGAGCGGGCCGTGGCCGCCGCGCTCGCGGTGCTCGGCCCCGACGCGGTCGCCGACTGCCTCCCCCTCCTCCAGCCGATCGCGCTCAGCCGCTCCACCCGGGCGCAGCTGCGCAGGCTCGCCCGGGAACGTTCGCAGCGCGAGCGCGAGGCGGTCCTCGAAGCGTCGGACGCGGCCAAGCGCGCCCGGGCCGAGGACGCGGAGCTGTCCAGGAACGGCGACCGCAAGACCGCCCGCAAGTCGATGCGCGCCGAGAAGCGGGCCATGGACGACGCGCTCGACGAGGCGCGCGAGGAGGACCTGCTCTCCCAGATCCGCCGGGAGGTCCTGCTGATCCGGCCGCAGGCGCCGGTCGAACCGGTCCGCCTGGAACGCATCAAGCCGCGCACCCTGTTCAGCTTCATCGCCGGTGCCATCGCCGCCTACTTCCTGATCTCGCAGGTCACCGAGGCCGACTTCGGGGCCGTCGTGGAGCAGGCGGAGTGGGGCTGGGTGGCCGCCGCGCTCGGCTTCTCGGCGCTGAGCTACGTGGCCGCCGCGATGAGCCTGCTGGGCTTCGTGCCCGAGCGGGTGTCGTTCGGGCGGACCGTCCTCGCGCAGGTCGCCGGGTCGTTCGTGAAGATCGTGGCGCCGGCGGCGGTCGGCGGGGTGGCGCTGAACACCCGGTTCCTCCAGCGCGCCGGAGTGCGGCCCGGCCTCGCGGTCGCCAGCGTGGGCGCGTCCCAGCTGTTCGGCCTCGGCTGCCACATCCTGCTGCTGGGCGCCTTCGGCTATCTGACCGGCACCGAGAAG from Streptomyces drozdowiczii carries:
- a CDS encoding MGMT family protein — its product is MSEHPTGDALPQYAERVLDVADLIPPGRVMTYGDVAEWLDEGGPRQVGRVMALYGSAAPWWRVVRSDGRLLPGHELRALDHYRAEGTPLREAPASAEGHLPRLDMRRARWDGVTGGPAAAGGGGGAHT
- a CDS encoding lysylphosphatidylglycerol synthase domain-containing protein gives rise to the protein MQPPKAADDASDAEPRPDSDRRQPETDAEYPAGSTLATSDEELTERVSGDEPLLPARVHRPSDLLRLLIGVLAVVVLFSVAAFAHGTTTGLEQDINKGTGQAPDLLIKLAGLVSSIAVLLVPVAFAIERLIKRDGLRIADGVLAAVLAHGVTLATDLWVAKSASGTIQDALTQPQPGDAVTDPVHGYLAPVIAYMTAVGMARRPRWRVVLWVVLLLDAFAMLVGGYTTPFSIVLTVLIGWTVAYGTLYAVGSPNVRPTGQHLMAGLRHVGFRPVTAMRAEDGPDSGDQNDRGRRYLVSLEDGPPLDVTVVDREQQAQGFFYRVWRRLTLRGITQRRSIQSLRQALEQEALLAYAAIAAGANAPKLIATSELGPDAVMLVYEHIGGRSLDALEDSEITDDLVRGAWEQVKALQSRRIAHRRLTGDAILVDRFGTVFVTDLRGGEIAAGDLVLRMDVAQLLTTTGLRVGPERAVAAALAVLGPDAVADCLPLLQPIALSRSTRAQLRRLARERSQREREAVLEASDAAKRARAEDAELSRNGDRKTARKSMRAEKRAMDDALDEAREEDLLSQIRREVLLIRPQAPVEPVRLERIKPRTLFSFIAGAIAAYFLISQVTEADFGAVVEQAEWGWVAAALGFSALSYVAAAMSLLGFVPERVSFGRTVLAQVAGSFVKIVAPAAVGGVALNTRFLQRAGVRPGLAVASVGASQLFGLGCHILLLGAFGYLTGTEKTPSSLTPSRTVIAGLLTVAVLVLVVTAIPFLRKFVVTRVRSLFAGVVPRMLDVVQRPQKLLTGIGGMLLLTGVFVMCLDASVRAFSGPDTPHLSYASIAVVFLAGNALGSAAPTPGGMGAVEGALTLGLIAVGLPKEVAAPAVLLFRLMTLWLPVLPGWLCFNHLTRKGQL
- a CDS encoding ATP-dependent helicase, with protein sequence MSTSSTTRHSPHRHARPGTTGPYRLVRTLPGSVEPPLLDAAQRAVVDHPGGPLLVLAGPGTGKTTTLVEAVAARIARGADPARLLVLTFSRKAAVELRDRMAARLGAARGPQATTFHSFCYALVRAHQDADLFADPLRLLSGPEQDVTVRDLLAGQLELEKEGRPHISWPDELRACLTTRGFADEVRAVLARSRELGLGPDALAAFAERTGRPDWGAAARFLAEYLDVLDAQGVLDYAELVHRAVLLAERPEVSAQLAGAYDAVFVDEYQDTDPAQVRLLHALAGNRGSAPGGGGGRDLIAFGDPDQSIYAFRGADVNGILDFPEMFRRADGAAAPVGVLTTSRRSGDRLLTATRLLTRRMPLTRLPSAKVRAHRELGAVREGGSVEAYTYPTASTELENIADLLRRAHLEDGVPWSEMAVLVRAGGRTLPSLRRALTSAGVPLEVDGDDLALRHEPAVGPLLTALRAVAEAAVRGAAPDGAPEAPWLDTETALTLLASPLGAMDAADLRRLGRALRDEERAAGNKVPAPSGALLARALAEPERLVTHDPAYARGAQRLGALLRTARELLEAGGTAEEALWELWSGTPWPGRLERAALRGGTAGRNADRDLDAVCALFETAARAEERTGGRGALNFLEEVDAQDIAADTLSRRAVRPDAVRLMTAHRSKGLEWRLVVVAGVQEGLWPDLRRRGSLLEADRIGRDGLAEPLTPGALLAEERRLFYVASTRARERLVVTAVKAPADDGDQPSRFLAELGVEPRDVTGRPRRPLSVAALVAELRATTVDPAASDTLREEAARRLARLAALTDDDGQPLVPSAHPYRWWGLYEPTRSAVPLRDRDQPVTLSGSALDQLANTCALQWFLGREVKADAPATAAQGFGNVVHVLADEVASGRTPADLAVLMERLDSVWDGLVFDAPWKSRQEKEQARAALERFLRWHVMDRAGRTPVASEHDFDVTLEAGEYEVRIRGSMDRVERDAEGRAYVVDFKTGKQSPTKDEVHRHPQLAVYQLAVREGAVDDAFGGTRPEPGGAELVQLRQAAPKKEGGDAAPKVQAQAPPDGEWVSDLLATAAGRVLDERFTPTTGQHCGHCSFKASCSAQPEGRHVLD
- a CDS encoding SAM-dependent methyltransferase; translation: MSADASAPDATGLRKRIDTTKAHPARVYDVFLGGKDNYPADREAAAMALAANPRGYLTVRHNRDFMRRAVTLAANDGIRQFLDIGTGLPTQANVHQIAQGIAPESRVVYVDNDPVVLVHAQALLTSGPEGRTDYIEADLRDPDRILEAARRTLDFDRPVALVLAAVTHFIEDETAYPVVKQLVDVLAPGSFLVLSNVSSDLNPEQVGSITKGFKERGFAMVRRSYAQMERFVTDNGLELLEPGIVPVHRWRPERVVDLPEARNPDPEFVAGLDELDRTRYQDINDVTDADVSVYGLVARKH
- a CDS encoding ATP-dependent helicase, encoding MSPRLTDPEQLKELLGIPFTPEQTACITAPLAPQVIVAGAGSGKTTVMAARVVWLVGTGQVAPEQVLGLTFTNKAAGELAERVRKALVAAGITDPDVIDPDNPPGEPGISTYHAFAGRLLTEHGLRIGLEPGTRLLADATRYQLAARVLREAPGPYPALTRSFPTLVSDLLALDAELAEHLVRPEQLDAYDTELLTALETAKLSNEELRKIPATAEARRELLALTRRYRDAKRSRDLLDFGDQIALSAELALTRPEVGAILRAEYRVVLLDEYQDTSVAQRLLLSALFGSGPGADGPTGHAVTAVGDPCQAIYGWRGASVANLDDFPSHFPHADGTPATRYALSENRRSGGRLLHLANGLAAPLRAMHEGVEALRPAPGAERDGLVRCALLPTHTEEIGWLADSIAHLVRTGKAPGEIAVLCRTAGDFPEIQAALVARDIPVEVVGLSGLLHLPEVADLVAVCEVLQDPGANASLVRLLTGPRWRIGPRDLALLGRRARLLVHRAAHGDDEDYDPDRRLAEAVEGIDPAEVISLADALDTFLDGGGEEDDRLPFSAEARVRFARLAAELRDLRRSLADPLMDVLHRVLATTGLEVELSASPQALAARRRETLGNFLDVAARFAAVDGEATLLAFLGFLRTAVQYEKGLDNALPGGENTVKVLTAHKSKGLEWDVVAVPGLVTGQFPSGQSRDAWTSQAKVLPHALRGDTATLPALRGYDAKGLKGFKEEMKEHQHTEELRLGYVTFTRPRTLLLGSGHWWGPTQKKPRGPSAFLHALYEHCAAGYGEIEVWADAPAETDENPALTEASADHAWPLPLDDTALARRRAAADTVMELLARPEAPADAPEVPAPRLTPEETRTLASWDRDLDALAGELRRARATVRDVLVPASLSATQLLRLADDPDAFARELARPMPRPPQPAARRGTRFHAWVESRFEELPLPMLGPDELPGGDGSDADIADERDLADLKEAFERTPYARRTPYRVETPFQITLAGRIIRGRIDAVYRTGDTYEIVDWKTGRTHTADPLQLAVYRLAWAELHGLPLTDVTATFLFVRTGEAVRPASLPGRPELERILLDEPLPSDG